A window of Ranitomeya variabilis isolate aRanVar5 chromosome 2, aRanVar5.hap1, whole genome shotgun sequence contains these coding sequences:
- the LOC143806135 gene encoding proteasome subunit beta type-10-like has translation MLSTGSRHDAPQGGFSFENCLRNNSIESNASALGLQPLKARKTGTTIAGLVYKDGVILGADRRATDDMVVADKNCAKIHYISDNIYCCGAGVAADAEYVTNLLSSNLAMHAMSTGRPPRVCTATRILKQLLYRYRGHVGASIIIGGYDVRGPHINGVHPHGSTDNSLFTALGSGAHAAIAVLEDCYKPNMSLEEAKQLVTASITAGILGDLGSGSGVDLCVITREGAQVLRGYTQTETKGKRSSSYRYPRGTTAVLGETITAFDLVEETVQLMDVE, from the exons ATGTTGTCAACAGGCTCCAGACATGACGCCCCACAAGGAGGGTTCAGCTTCGAGAACTGTCTCAG AAATAACTCCATAGAATCAAATGCATCGGCTCTTGGTCTCCAACCACTGAAAGCTCGTAAGACAGGGACCACCATTGCTGGGCTCGTCTATAAG GACGGTGTCATCCTGGGAGCCGACAGAAGAGCCACCGATGACATGGTCGTGGCGGATAAAAACTGCGCCAAGATCCACTACATCTCAGACAACATATA TTGCTGTGGAGCCGGTGTGGCTGCCGATGCCGAATATGTGACCAATCTTTTGTCCTCCAACTTGGCAATGCATGCGATGTCTACGGGAAGACCACCACGTGTGTGCACGGCAACCCGGATCCTGAAACAGCTGCTATACAG ATATAGAGGCCACGTAGGAGCATCGATCATCATAGGGGGGTATGACGTCCGTGGCCCCCACATTAACGGTGTCCACCCTCATGGATCTACTGACAACAGTCTCTTCACGGCTCTTG GATCTGGTGCACATGCTGCCATCGCTGTTTTAGAAGATTGCTACAAACCCAACATGTCG CTGGAGGAGGCTAAGCAGCTGGTGACGGCTTCCATAACGGCGGGCATCCTCGGTGACCTTGGATCCGGCAGTGGAGTGGATCTATGTGTCATTACACGAGAAGGGGCGCAAGTCTTACGAGGTTACACCCAGACGGAAACCAAGGGAAAGAG GTCATCTTCATACCGTTACCCCCGGGGCACCACCGCCGTCCTGGGAGAGACCATAACTGCTTTCGATTTGGTGGAAGAAACCGTTCAACTAATGGACGTGGAATAA